The Francisella salimarina genome has a segment encoding these proteins:
- the fabZ gene encoding 3-hydroxyacyl-ACP dehydratase FabZ translates to MSQFDEKNKQIDVMGIRKILPHRYPFALLDKIVDWSIEDRTIVAHKNVTINEDFFNGHFPEFPVMPGVLIVEAMAQATAILGELMAETLFAHVVAKAGGGRRTFMLAGIDKVRVKRPVVPGDVLVIESRMVKQKNIICTAESVAKVDGQVVCSAELMAAYKDY, encoded by the coding sequence ATGAGCCAGTTTGATGAAAAAAATAAACAAATAGATGTAATGGGGATTAGAAAAATTTTACCTCATAGGTATCCTTTTGCTCTTTTAGATAAGATTGTTGATTGGAGTATTGAAGATAGAACTATTGTGGCCCATAAAAATGTAACGATAAATGAAGATTTTTTTAATGGTCACTTCCCGGAGTTTCCAGTCATGCCTGGTGTTTTAATTGTAGAAGCTATGGCTCAGGCAACTGCTATACTTGGTGAATTGATGGCTGAGACACTGTTTGCTCATGTTGTTGCTAAAGCTGGTGGTGGAAGAAGAACGTTTATGCTGGCAGGTATTGATAAGGTTAGAGTCAAAAGACCAGTCGTTCCTGGAGATGTTTTGGTTATCGAGTCACGTATGGTTAAGCAGAAAAATATTATCTGCACGGCGGAGTCTGTAGCTAAAGTTGATGGGCAAGTCGTTTGTTCAGCTGAGTTAATGGCAGCATATAAGGATTATTGA
- the gyrA gene encoding DNA gyrase subunit A: MSIPTKESSSINIEKELKQSYLDYAMSVIVGRALPDVRDGLKPVHRRVLFAMNELSNYYNRPYKKSARVVGDVIGKYHPHGDTAVYDTIVRMAQPFSLRYTLVDGQGNFGSVDGDSPAAMRYTEIRMQKLTHELLIDIDKETVDFSPNYDNTELVPDVLPTRVPNLLVNGSSGIAVGMATNIPPHNMTEVINGTIALIDDSKLTIEDLIQYIPAPDFPTGSYINGTDGILEAYKTGRGRVIMRAKADIHEDEASGKSQIVVTEIPYQVNKAKLVEKIAELVKDKKVTGISELRDESDKDGIRVVIDLKRDESPEVVLNTLYAQTQLQCSFGINMVALSDNRPKLLNLKEILEQFIKHRKEVVTRRTIFELRKSKERAHILEGLLLSLANIDEMIELIKASPSPADAKESMLARSWNGSMVKSMLEGVDVKMYRKETLASHYGIQVDSSYNLTEEQAEAILALRLHRLTGLEQDKITNEFKELIERIKYLIGILSDVNELIRVVKEELVEIRDNYGDTRKSEIIESRLDLTREDLIAEEDMVVTLSMDGYVKTQPLSMYNAQKRGGVGKSATKTKEEDSIFKLMLASTHDTMLCFSSLGRVYWSKVYDFPVASRISKGRPINNILPLDKNERITALMPISEFTEGWYVFMSTKLGRVKKVDLSEFARPRSTGKIAIGLNDGDELSYVALTDGSKEIMMFSDAGKAIRFGESDVRAMGRSAAGVTGMRLHADQKIVSMIVTNPDEGVVLAATENGYGKRTAVSEYRRTKRASQGVIAISTSDRNGKVVVAVLVGNDEDIVMITDNGTLVRTSSDQVRECGRSAQGVRLINLRNNERLISLKVVKKDDEVDSDDVEISEATEQSE; encoded by the coding sequence ATGTCTATACCTACTAAAGAATCATCATCTATAAATATAGAGAAAGAACTTAAACAATCATATCTTGATTATGCAATGAGTGTGATCGTTGGTCGTGCCTTGCCAGATGTGAGAGATGGTTTGAAGCCAGTTCACCGCCGAGTGCTTTTTGCAATGAATGAGTTGTCTAATTATTACAATAGACCATATAAGAAGTCTGCTAGGGTTGTCGGTGATGTGATAGGTAAGTATCATCCACATGGTGATACTGCGGTATATGATACTATCGTTAGAATGGCTCAGCCATTTTCTCTACGTTATACGTTGGTAGATGGGCAAGGTAACTTTGGTTCTGTAGATGGCGATTCTCCTGCAGCTATGCGTTATACTGAGATTAGAATGCAGAAGCTGACGCATGAGCTTTTGATTGATATAGACAAAGAAACTGTAGATTTTTCTCCAAACTATGATAATACAGAATTGGTTCCTGATGTTTTACCGACTAGAGTTCCAAATCTTTTAGTCAATGGGTCATCAGGTATTGCTGTGGGTATGGCGACAAATATTCCTCCGCACAATATGACAGAGGTTATTAATGGTACTATAGCTTTGATTGATGACTCAAAATTAACTATAGAGGATTTGATTCAATATATTCCTGCACCAGATTTTCCTACTGGGTCTTACATAAATGGTACTGATGGTATCTTGGAGGCGTATAAGACTGGTCGTGGGCGCGTTATTATGCGTGCCAAAGCTGATATTCATGAAGATGAAGCTTCTGGCAAGTCTCAGATTGTGGTTACAGAAATACCATATCAGGTTAACAAAGCCAAACTAGTTGAAAAAATAGCGGAACTTGTAAAAGATAAGAAAGTAACAGGTATATCTGAATTAAGAGATGAATCGGATAAAGATGGTATTAGGGTTGTTATTGACCTTAAGAGAGATGAGTCTCCAGAAGTTGTTTTAAATACTTTATATGCTCAAACTCAGCTACAGTGTAGTTTTGGTATAAATATGGTGGCACTAAGCGACAATAGACCTAAGTTACTTAATCTTAAGGAAATATTAGAGCAGTTCATTAAACACAGAAAAGAAGTTGTTACAAGAAGAACAATTTTTGAGTTAAGAAAATCAAAGGAACGTGCGCATATATTAGAAGGCTTATTGCTTTCGTTGGCTAATATTGATGAGATGATTGAGCTTATTAAGGCTTCTCCAAGTCCTGCCGATGCAAAAGAATCAATGCTTGCTAGATCATGGAATGGTTCTATGGTTAAGAGTATGCTTGAGGGAGTTGATGTTAAGATGTATCGTAAAGAAACATTAGCATCTCACTATGGTATTCAAGTTGATAGCTCTTACAATCTTACAGAAGAGCAGGCTGAGGCAATACTTGCTTTAAGATTGCATAGATTAACAGGTTTGGAGCAGGATAAAATTACTAACGAGTTTAAAGAACTTATTGAAAGAATTAAGTATCTAATAGGTATCTTGAGTGATGTGAATGAGCTGATTCGTGTTGTGAAAGAGGAGCTTGTTGAAATCAGAGATAACTACGGTGATACAAGGAAGTCTGAGATTATAGAATCAAGACTTGATCTTACAAGAGAAGATCTTATAGCAGAAGAAGACATGGTTGTGACTTTGTCAATGGATGGTTATGTTAAAACTCAACCGCTTAGTATGTATAATGCTCAAAAACGTGGTGGTGTTGGTAAGTCTGCAACTAAGACTAAAGAAGAAGATAGTATCTTTAAATTAATGCTTGCTTCGACTCATGACACAATGCTTTGTTTCTCTAGTTTGGGCCGAGTGTACTGGTCAAAAGTATATGATTTCCCTGTAGCAAGTAGAATTTCTAAAGGTCGACCTATTAATAATATTTTACCACTTGATAAGAATGAAAGAATAACCGCTTTAATGCCAATTTCTGAGTTTACAGAAGGTTGGTATGTGTTTATGTCAACTAAGCTTGGTAGGGTTAAAAAAGTTGATTTATCAGAGTTTGCGAGACCTCGTTCTACAGGTAAGATAGCAATTGGATTAAATGACGGTGATGAACTGTCATATGTTGCTCTTACAGATGGTTCTAAGGAAATTATGATGTTCTCAGATGCGGGTAAGGCAATTCGTTTTGGTGAGTCAGATGTTAGAGCTATGGGGCGCTCGGCTGCTGGTGTAACTGGTATGCGTTTACATGCTGATCAAAAAATAGTCTCTATGATCGTAACAAATCCTGATGAGGGCGTTGTCTTGGCAGCAACTGAGAATGGTTATGGTAAACGTACTGCAGTATCAGAATATCGTAGAACTAAAAGAGCTAGTCAAGGTGTAATAGCTATATCAACCTCTGATAGAAATGGTAAAGTTGTTGTTGCTGTTTTGGTTGGTAATGATGAAGATATAGTCATGATTACCGATAATGGAACTCTGGTTAGGACTTCATCTGATCAAGTTAGAGAATGTGGACGTTCTGCTCAGGGTGTTAGACTTATTAATCTTAGGAATAATGAAAGGCTTATAAGTCTAAAAGTAGTTAAAAAAGATGATGAAGTTGATAGTGATGATGTAGAAATTTCTGAAGCAACAGAGCAGAGTGAATAA
- the lpxA gene encoding acyl-ACP--UDP-N-acetylglucosamine O-acyltransferase codes for MIHSLAVVHESAKIAESAIIGPFCVIGENAVVGEGTELKSHVTVGDNTVIGKNNRIFQYASIGDDPIDYTYKQGDFSQVIIGDNNTIRECVTIHGGTSKETGITTVGNNNLIMCYVHIGHDCKVGNNISLVNGVGLAGHVHVDDFAILSSNVGIHQFCRVGKHAFIAHAALVGKDVPPYLMVTAVTAGATPCGINTEGLKRRGFTPEHLKKIKEVYKVLYRKGLMIKEAFEVIKEMADEEPVLEPFVDVISTSRRGILR; via the coding sequence GTGATACATAGTTTGGCAGTAGTACATGAAAGCGCCAAAATAGCCGAAAGTGCTATAATAGGACCATTCTGTGTTATTGGAGAGAATGCCGTTGTAGGTGAAGGTACAGAGCTTAAGAGTCATGTTACTGTTGGGGATAATACAGTAATAGGCAAGAATAACCGTATTTTCCAGTATGCATCAATAGGTGATGATCCTATTGATTATACTTATAAACAGGGTGACTTTTCTCAAGTTATTATTGGGGATAACAATACCATTAGAGAGTGTGTTACTATACATGGTGGCACATCAAAAGAGACAGGTATTACAACAGTTGGAAATAATAACCTCATTATGTGCTATGTTCATATAGGTCATGATTGTAAAGTTGGAAATAATATTAGTCTTGTAAATGGAGTTGGTCTTGCAGGTCATGTCCATGTCGATGATTTTGCTATTTTGAGCTCAAATGTTGGTATTCATCAGTTTTGCAGAGTTGGTAAACATGCGTTTATAGCTCATGCTGCTCTTGTTGGAAAAGATGTTCCACCATACTTAATGGTAACAGCTGTAACAGCAGGTGCAACCCCTTGTGGAATAAATACAGAAGGTCTGAAACGAAGAGGGTTTACTCCAGAGCACTTAAAGAAAATAAAAGAAGTTTATAAAGTGCTGTATAGAAAGGGCTTGATGATCAAAGAGGCGTTTGAAGTCATTAAGGAAATGGCAGATGAAGAGCCTGTGCTAGAACCATTCGTTGATGTGATAAGTACTTCACGTAGAGGCATACTAAGATAA
- a CDS encoding chitin-binding protein has translation MKKIIISSILASLALPVASLANTSLKEGEVAYHNTFPFSKSATYDIFTTNTEYANTVIMSNTIAGVMYGYLIKQKYPDMKFNKDYLYGSLIGQLMQESDMTTQINKDFKPNDSDQLIQNETYANILLSKGQGGPYQINDYSKRLPGVGQEGSLGLVNYNSIAKVLGYSIEDQDSGKQTDSQGPKALDNIYAGPMITTFYHFNDINRMNVNASNDWFVYHQQWKDCLANSQKSDASGLNFPFVMNVVYNAGSYSPVLKTYLDICANGSTDSKEYKNMNNWMLDTITYQTKVGAEKPNDGEATYYRYPRQVSFYINQIFNNNNAKLEKTELQVNNEVIFKIERLKAVFGMVMHKLSYRNSNDELKYINISDANTAFDQAIKQLKITETELSFSNTPKTKNQQRLVIYKIINKAIANLAKNDNIDFTAIYDKQPGPGPQPGPTPKPQYKYPDGIGEYVAGTVVSAGDSTYQCKVANWCNDSTYSPVGDYSDSAWQNLNPQPTPPVPEGDWDPKKTYVEGDFAKVNGINYKSNFWNKNKNPEDNNCEYGCPWTKQ, from the coding sequence ATGAAAAAAATTATCATAAGCTCAATATTAGCATCACTGGCACTACCAGTAGCATCACTAGCAAACACATCGCTCAAAGAAGGCGAAGTTGCTTATCACAACACATTCCCCTTCAGCAAATCAGCAACTTACGATATTTTTACTACAAATACTGAATACGCAAATACTGTAATAATGTCTAATACCATTGCTGGTGTTATGTACGGATATTTAATTAAACAAAAATATCCTGACATGAAATTCAACAAAGATTACTTATATGGCTCATTAATCGGGCAACTAATGCAAGAGTCAGACATGACGACTCAGATTAACAAAGATTTTAAACCAAATGATTCTGATCAGTTAATCCAGAACGAAACTTATGCCAATATTCTTTTATCAAAAGGACAAGGTGGTCCTTATCAAATCAATGACTATTCAAAAAGGTTACCAGGAGTAGGACAAGAAGGATCACTTGGTCTAGTAAACTACAACTCTATTGCAAAGGTTTTAGGCTACTCTATCGAAGATCAGGATAGTGGTAAGCAAACTGACAGCCAAGGACCTAAAGCTTTAGACAATATATATGCAGGACCAATGATTACGACATTCTATCATTTCAATGATATCAACAGGATGAATGTTAATGCTTCTAATGACTGGTTTGTGTATCACCAACAATGGAAAGACTGTTTAGCTAACTCTCAAAAAAGTGATGCTAGTGGCTTAAACTTCCCATTTGTTATGAATGTTGTATACAATGCTGGTTCATACAGTCCAGTACTTAAAACATACCTAGATATTTGTGCAAACGGGTCTACAGATTCAAAAGAATACAAAAATATGAACAACTGGATGTTAGACACAATCACTTATCAAACTAAAGTAGGTGCTGAAAAGCCTAATGATGGTGAAGCAACATACTATCGCTATCCTAGACAAGTATCTTTCTATATCAATCAGATATTTAATAACAACAATGCAAAGCTAGAAAAAACTGAACTTCAAGTCAACAATGAAGTAATATTCAAAATTGAAAGGCTTAAAGCAGTATTTGGAATGGTAATGCACAAACTATCCTATAGAAATAGCAATGATGAACTTAAGTATATTAATATTTCAGATGCTAATACAGCTTTTGATCAAGCCATAAAACAACTAAAAATAACAGAAACTGAACTAAGCTTCTCAAATACTCCTAAGACAAAAAATCAACAGAGACTAGTAATCTATAAAATCATCAACAAAGCCATTGCCAATTTAGCAAAAAATGACAACATAGATTTCACAGCAATATATGACAAGCAGCCTGGTCCTGGACCACAACCTGGCCCAACACCAAAGCCACAGTATAAGTATCCTGATGGTATTGGTGAATATGTAGCTGGTACAGTTGTTAGCGCAGGTGATAGCACATACCAATGTAAAGTCGCAAACTGGTGCAACGATTCCACATATTCTCCAGTGGGTGATTACTCTGACTCAGCATGGCAAAATCTAAATCCTCAACCAACTCCTCCAGTTCCAGAAGGTGACTGGGATCCTAAGAAAACATATGTTGAAGGTGATTTTGCAAAAGTGAATGGAATAAATTACAAATCTAATTTTTGGAATAAAAATAAAAATCCAGAAGATAATAACTGTGAGTACGGTTGCCCTTGGACAAAACAGTAA
- a CDS encoding OmpH family outer membrane protein, with product MKKIVLSLCVLASAVTGVYADTKIAVVNPVEIFNDSDLGSVSVKKMENDLKPEAAKLKQEQNDIMQQMRTLQENSATMTKAELEKKQQQIQQEQQSFAQKAQVLQQKEYAAKDKLSKKFQASFDSAVATVAKQKGYNIVMTTQALAYVNNVDDISNQVIEIMNKNS from the coding sequence ATGAAAAAAATTGTATTATCGTTGTGCGTTTTGGCTAGTGCTGTGACAGGAGTATATGCAGATACTAAGATAGCGGTAGTTAACCCTGTAGAGATCTTCAATGATTCTGATTTGGGATCAGTTAGCGTAAAGAAAATGGAAAATGACTTAAAGCCAGAGGCAGCAAAGCTTAAGCAAGAGCAAAATGATATTATGCAACAAATGAGAACGCTTCAAGAAAATTCAGCTACTATGACAAAAGCTGAGCTGGAGAAGAAGCAGCAGCAGATTCAACAAGAGCAACAGAGCTTTGCTCAAAAAGCTCAAGTTCTTCAGCAAAAAGAGTATGCTGCAAAAGATAAGTTATCTAAGAAATTCCAAGCATCTTTTGATAGTGCGGTAGCAACAGTTGCTAAACAAAAGGGTTATAATATTGTTATGACAACTCAGGCGCTAGCTTATGTAAATAATGTTGATGATATATCAAACCAAGTAATTGAAATTATGAATAAGAACTCTTAA
- the dxr gene encoding 1-deoxy-D-xylulose-5-phosphate reductoisomerase translates to MLKKKVTILGATGSIGDSTLAVIRESNDFEVYALSAFSNVEKLARLCEEFSPKFVVVSDLPKKQQLQALISDVTVLVGESALEEVSSAVEVDLVMSAIVGIAGLKPTFAAARAGKKILLANKESLVTAGHLLIEEVEKNNAQLIPVDSEHNAIFQCIDNSDKKYTKEISEIVLTASGGPFRDKELCDLIDITPAQACAHPNWEMGQKISVDSSTMVNKALEVIEAYWLFSVSADRISVLIHPQSVIHSMVRYVDGSYIAQLGVPDMRTPIANAMYYPVRGSINVDRLDFTKYELTFREACFDRFEALKIVFDNLKSENYSANIVFNAANEVLVAAFLNERIKYLDIIEVNKKVTKELIFENPTNIEEVFEIDRKTREYVDSVLG, encoded by the coding sequence ATGCTAAAGAAAAAGGTAACTATACTGGGTGCTACAGGTTCAATAGGTGATAGTACATTAGCTGTAATTAGAGAGAGTAATGACTTTGAGGTTTATGCGTTATCAGCTTTTAGTAATGTAGAAAAGTTGGCGAGATTATGTGAAGAATTTTCACCAAAATTTGTTGTAGTTTCGGATTTACCTAAAAAGCAACAATTACAAGCCCTGATATCTGATGTTACTGTTTTGGTTGGTGAAAGTGCTTTAGAGGAAGTTTCAAGTGCGGTAGAAGTCGATTTGGTGATGTCTGCTATAGTCGGCATAGCAGGTCTTAAGCCTACCTTTGCTGCGGCTAGAGCAGGCAAGAAAATTTTGCTTGCAAATAAGGAGTCTCTTGTAACAGCTGGACATCTTTTAATTGAAGAAGTTGAGAAAAATAATGCTCAGCTTATACCTGTGGATAGTGAGCATAATGCTATATTTCAATGTATTGACAACTCAGATAAGAAATATACTAAAGAGATTAGTGAAATAGTTTTGACAGCATCTGGTGGGCCTTTTAGGGATAAAGAGTTATGTGATTTGATTGATATCACACCTGCGCAGGCTTGTGCTCATCCTAACTGGGAAATGGGGCAAAAAATATCAGTCGATTCATCTACTATGGTAAATAAAGCACTAGAAGTTATCGAGGCATATTGGCTTTTTTCTGTTTCAGCTGATAGAATAAGCGTTCTGATTCATCCTCAAAGTGTAATCCACTCTATGGTTAGATATGTGGATGGTAGTTATATAGCGCAATTAGGTGTACCAGATATGAGAACACCTATAGCAAACGCAATGTATTACCCAGTTAGAGGGTCGATTAATGTTGATAGATTGGATTTTACAAAATATGAGCTTACTTTTAGGGAAGCATGTTTTGACAGATTCGAGGCTTTGAAAATAGTTTTTGATAATTTAAAGAGTGAAAATTATTCAGCAAATATTGTTTTTAACGCTGCAAATGAAGTTTTAGTGGCAGCGTTTTTAAACGAAAGAATTAAGTATTTAGATATAATAGAAGTAAATAAAAAAGTAACAAAAGAGTTGATTTTTGAGAATCCAACAAATATAGAAGAAGTTTTTGAAATAGATAGAAAGACTCGAGAATATGTGGATTCTGTTTTGGGGTAA
- the bamA gene encoding outer membrane protein assembly factor BamA — translation MFFLRKKFVLASLLMGIALNSWADNDSFILDNVSIKGLEGLQSDVVKSRIGYKKGSYITPEDTNQIINNLYGTGFFNSVDLYRKGSNLFINVKERPIIAGFNFTGNKKLKKEDLEKVFTDAGIYVGNVYNPNTMFLLKQSLLNQYSMMGLYGAEVDENIRKLPNNRIDINITFKEGKPATIDSINFVGNKNFDDSELDSSMAFEVPSIWNLWGFLSSFDSYSPEGMNQSVQGVTNYYLDRGYLDFKVTSKQASMSKDREHSYITLDVAEGDVYKVGDVSLTGKFILPKSELESLIKIKRGEVFSKSKLVDTVESIKTLLGSKGYAFATVNPIPTIDKKKRIVSFKFVVDAGKKVYVNRVNFFGNNVTNDYVFRRQLQYYEQSQYNKEAIDKSQRRLDQLPYVAGADMELVPVEGSDDLVDVNYNIKERNANSVSGSLGFSDLYGFMIGGRLNMPNVFGTGNTFNLNAQLSIPFQQLDISYIDPYFTTSGVSQSISAYINRSNFAKTNAVAAYRLDTIGARLMYGVPISTFSNVSAGITFANNTVNQSNGFTSSIVQWFIQQQGGRNSFNEPALTAGWSFDNSNKYMFATDGGSFDINGSVNIPVISNIEAYKIEVGGKYNIAIPNTDMSALTIRGGVQYGGGYGGTDNLPFYENFYGGGWGSVRGFLQGSLGPRDINLQNGQIGNSIGGNLNIYNNYDLLFPVPFIKDSSKMRIGAFVDIGNTYTTYDLKGVVAPQPKQETTPSFTNLKYSVGVEFRWASPMGPLAVSIAQPFNVQPGDVTQVFQFSLGQNF, via the coding sequence GTGTTTTTTTTGAGAAAGAAGTTTGTATTAGCCTCTCTTCTTATGGGTATTGCATTAAATAGCTGGGCAGATAATGACAGTTTTATATTAGACAATGTTTCCATAAAAGGTTTGGAAGGTTTACAGAGTGATGTGGTAAAGAGCCGAATTGGCTATAAGAAAGGTAGTTATATCACTCCAGAAGATACAAACCAAATTATTAATAATCTTTACGGTACAGGATTTTTTAATAGTGTTGATCTATATCGTAAGGGTAGTAACCTCTTTATTAATGTTAAAGAGAGACCAATTATTGCTGGTTTTAATTTCACAGGAAATAAAAAACTTAAAAAAGAAGATCTGGAAAAGGTCTTTACTGATGCGGGTATATATGTTGGTAATGTATATAACCCTAATACGATGTTTTTGCTTAAGCAGTCACTACTAAATCAATACTCTATGATGGGCCTATATGGTGCAGAGGTTGATGAAAATATTAGAAAACTCCCTAATAATAGGATTGATATAAACATTACCTTTAAAGAAGGGAAGCCTGCAACTATTGATTCTATAAATTTTGTAGGTAATAAAAACTTTGATGATTCAGAATTAGATAGTAGTATGGCCTTCGAAGTTCCATCTATATGGAATTTGTGGGGCTTTTTGTCGTCGTTTGATAGTTACTCTCCTGAAGGTATGAATCAATCTGTTCAAGGGGTAACTAATTATTATCTTGATAGAGGTTATCTTGATTTTAAAGTTACATCTAAGCAAGCATCAATGTCTAAGGATCGAGAGCATTCATATATCACTCTTGATGTTGCAGAAGGTGATGTATATAAGGTTGGTGACGTATCTTTGACCGGAAAATTTATTTTACCAAAGTCTGAGTTGGAATCTTTGATAAAAATAAAGCGAGGCGAGGTTTTTTCTAAAAGTAAGCTTGTTGATACGGTTGAGAGTATAAAAACCTTGTTGGGAAGTAAAGGTTATGCATTCGCTACAGTTAACCCTATTCCGACAATTGATAAGAAGAAGCGTATAGTTTCTTTCAAGTTTGTTGTAGATGCCGGTAAAAAAGTATACGTAAATAGAGTTAATTTCTTTGGTAATAATGTTACCAATGATTATGTTTTTCGTAGGCAGTTGCAGTACTATGAGCAAAGCCAGTATAATAAAGAAGCCATAGATAAGTCTCAAAGAAGGCTTGATCAGCTTCCATACGTCGCAGGTGCAGATATGGAGCTTGTGCCTGTAGAGGGCTCTGATGACTTGGTTGATGTCAACTATAATATCAAAGAGAGAAATGCGAACTCAGTTAGTGGAAGCTTAGGTTTCTCGGACTTATATGGTTTCATGATTGGTGGTAGGCTTAATATGCCTAACGTTTTTGGTACCGGCAATACCTTTAACCTTAATGCGCAGTTATCGATTCCATTCCAACAATTAGATATAAGTTATATTGATCCTTATTTTACTACTTCTGGAGTTAGTCAGAGTATTTCAGCTTATATTAATAGATCAAACTTTGCAAAAACTAATGCGGTTGCGGCATATCGATTAGATACTATCGGTGCAAGACTAATGTATGGTGTGCCAATATCAACATTTAGTAACGTTTCAGCGGGTATAACATTTGCAAATAATACTGTTAACCAATCTAATGGGTTTACTTCATCAATTGTACAATGGTTTATACAGCAACAAGGTGGGAGAAATAGCTTTAATGAGCCTGCTTTAACTGCTGGTTGGAGTTTTGATAATTCTAATAAATATATGTTCGCTACAGATGGTGGCTCATTTGATATCAATGGCTCAGTTAACATACCAGTTATTAGTAATATTGAAGCTTATAAGATTGAAGTTGGAGGTAAGTATAATATAGCTATACCAAATACAGATATGTCTGCTCTAACTATCAGGGGTGGTGTGCAGTATGGTGGTGGATATGGTGGTACTGATAACTTACCTTTTTATGAGAACTTCTACGGAGGTGGTTGGGGAAGTGTTCGTGGTTTCCTACAAGGTTCTTTAGGTCCGCGTGATATAAATTTACAAAATGGTCAAATAGGTAACTCAATTGGTGGTAACCTTAATATCTACAATAACTATGATTTACTTTTTCCAGTACCATTTATTAAAGATAGCTCAAAAATGCGAATAGGTGCATTTGTTGACATAGGTAACACTTATACTACTTATGATCTGAAAGGGGTTGTAGCACCTCAGCCAAAACAAGAGACTACTCCATCATTTACTAACCTTAAATATTCTGTGGGTGTTGAGTTTAGATGGGCTTCGCCAATGGGTCCTTTGGCAGTATCAATAGCACAGCCGTTTAATGTTCAGCCTGGAGATGTTACGCAAGTTTTCCAGTTCTCACTTGGTCAAAACTTCTAA
- the lpxD gene encoding UDP-3-O-(3-hydroxymyristoyl)glucosamine N-acyltransferase, which produces MYSLDFLASKLDGEVKGDKSIEINRIATLEKAGVGDISFCTNPKYLKALSETKASAVLITEEALEFCNTNAVVLSNPYMALAKVMELFDKSPKPDGKIHSKAVIASSAVIGENVTIGANSVVGENVTIGDNTFIGACTTIDEGTKIGSDTFIKSNVSIAHDVQIGANCIIHQNAVIGCDGFGNARDDDGSWTKIPQLGRVVIEDDVEIGSGTTVDRGAIDDTIIKKGARIDNLVQIAHNVVIGRNTALAGVTAVAGSTTIGDNCLIGGQSAITGHISICDNAVIGGASNIGKSITQPGMYYAAFEAKPRIQWGRFVARLSKIDSLIKKVKQLEDKLNK; this is translated from the coding sequence ATGTATTCTTTAGATTTTTTGGCCTCGAAACTAGATGGTGAAGTTAAGGGTGACAAGAGTATTGAAATAAATAGGATAGCTACTTTAGAGAAAGCAGGTGTCGGAGATATTTCTTTTTGCACGAATCCTAAGTATTTGAAGGCGCTATCAGAGACTAAAGCTTCTGCTGTGCTAATTACAGAGGAAGCCTTAGAGTTTTGTAATACAAATGCAGTTGTTTTATCAAACCCATATATGGCATTGGCTAAAGTTATGGAGTTGTTTGATAAGTCACCAAAGCCAGATGGTAAAATACATAGTAAAGCTGTAATAGCCTCAAGTGCTGTTATAGGTGAAAATGTTACTATTGGAGCAAACTCTGTTGTCGGTGAAAACGTTACTATTGGAGATAATACTTTTATTGGTGCATGCACCACTATTGATGAAGGTACTAAAATAGGTAGTGATACTTTTATAAAGAGTAATGTTTCTATTGCTCATGATGTTCAAATTGGTGCTAACTGTATAATACACCAAAATGCAGTGATTGGGTGTGATGGGTTTGGTAATGCCAGAGATGATGATGGTAGTTGGACTAAGATTCCTCAGTTAGGAAGAGTTGTAATAGAGGATGATGTTGAGATTGGCTCAGGGACTACGGTTGATAGGGGAGCTATCGATGATACCATTATTAAAAAAGGTGCTCGTATTGATAATTTGGTGCAGATAGCCCATAATGTAGTTATTGGTCGAAATACTGCCTTGGCAGGTGTTACAGCAGTAGCTGGGAGTACTACTATTGGTGATAATTGTTTGATAGGTGGACAATCTGCGATAACAGGTCATATAAGTATATGTGACAATGCAGTTATTGGCGGAGCATCTAACATAGGCAAATCGATTACTCAACCTGGGATGTATTATGCTGCATTTGAAGCTAAGCCAAGGATTCAATGGGGACGATTCGTAGCGAGATTATCTAAAATCGACAGTTTGATTAAAAAAGTAAAACAATTAGAAGATAAGTTAAATAAGTAA